A section of the Streptomyces sp. NBC_01591 genome encodes:
- a CDS encoding FUSC family protein codes for MSDATIRSRQPSVRRLPLAAPLRLARPSDMWFKPALSVVVATAVPDLVLFAVDRLDLVMYTMAGSLCALYGHNLPYTRRARAVAGVVVSMVIGLAISLVAASLTGSTAVLIAVGAVLAAAQKTLCDATRIGPPGPVIFTFVTSAALFAPQRLSQVPGHLALTLAAGAIAWLVTAGPALVRREGPERRATARALDAAAAYLADPGHRTRHAAAAAVHGAWQTLLAAGRPTPVRQALERLVVHAEAALGAFPDVPAPASAPVPAPDRLRAWARQARARGPVPTPPSARGASEELLGIEAERAARRGGSRREARRALLRSLAPGSPLLPIGARALVGCALAGYVSQAAGVGRPYWAIVTAASLYQANVTLSWNRALQRTLGNLLGVLVFAAVLPVSRTGPLALIGFCLFFGFAAEALITRNYWLGSVAVTPMALLVLEFGGTHPAAGELIGDRVLDTVIGAGVGLLAAMLVTNRRAAGRLEKALAATDLARAHAVHALAAPQPTPAALDAARRRLTGSLVELREADETAAGEWWQRALPQEQVLAAEQAGHRTLAATATRRGSIARAPENGAV; via the coding sequence GTGAGCGATGCAACTATCCGATCCCGGCAGCCCTCCGTCCGCAGACTCCCGCTGGCGGCCCCGCTGCGTCTCGCCCGGCCCTCGGACATGTGGTTCAAGCCGGCACTGAGCGTGGTCGTCGCCACCGCCGTACCGGATCTGGTGCTGTTCGCCGTCGACCGGCTCGACCTCGTGATGTACACGATGGCCGGCTCGCTCTGTGCGCTGTACGGCCACAACCTGCCGTACACCCGTCGCGCCCGTGCCGTCGCCGGAGTCGTCGTCTCCATGGTCATCGGCCTGGCGATATCCCTGGTCGCGGCCTCTCTCACCGGGTCGACCGCCGTGCTGATCGCGGTGGGGGCCGTGCTCGCGGCGGCGCAGAAGACGCTCTGCGACGCCACCCGCATCGGGCCGCCCGGACCGGTGATCTTCACGTTCGTCACCTCCGCCGCGCTCTTCGCTCCACAGCGTCTCAGCCAGGTGCCCGGCCATCTCGCGCTGACCCTTGCCGCGGGCGCGATCGCCTGGCTGGTCACGGCCGGCCCCGCGCTCGTCCGCCGGGAGGGCCCGGAGCGCCGGGCGACGGCCCGCGCCCTCGACGCGGCCGCGGCATACCTCGCCGACCCCGGCCACCGCACCCGGCATGCCGCGGCCGCCGCCGTGCACGGGGCCTGGCAGACCCTGCTCGCCGCCGGACGCCCCACGCCCGTACGCCAGGCTCTCGAACGCCTTGTCGTCCACGCCGAAGCCGCCCTCGGCGCCTTCCCGGACGTCCCCGCTCCGGCTTCCGCTCCCGTCCCGGCCCCCGACCGGCTCCGCGCCTGGGCCCGGCAGGCCCGCGCCCGCGGCCCCGTCCCCACTCCGCCGTCCGCTCGGGGCGCATCCGAGGAACTGTTGGGCATCGAGGCCGAACGGGCCGCCCGGCGCGGCGGAAGCCGTCGCGAGGCCCGCCGCGCGCTGCTGCGCAGCCTCGCCCCGGGCTCCCCGCTGCTGCCCATCGGCGCCCGCGCGCTCGTCGGCTGCGCTCTGGCCGGATACGTCTCCCAGGCGGCCGGTGTCGGCCGCCCCTACTGGGCGATCGTCACCGCCGCCTCCCTGTACCAGGCAAATGTGACCCTGTCCTGGAACCGGGCCCTCCAGCGCACCCTCGGTAATCTGCTCGGCGTCCTCGTCTTCGCCGCCGTCCTCCCGGTCAGCCGCACCGGACCGCTGGCCCTCATCGGCTTCTGCCTGTTCTTCGGCTTCGCGGCCGAGGCCCTGATCACCCGCAACTACTGGCTCGGCTCCGTAGCCGTCACCCCGATGGCGCTGCTGGTCCTGGAGTTCGGCGGCACCCACCCGGCCGCCGGTGAACTCATCGGCGACCGGGTCCTGGACACCGTCATCGGCGCCGGGGTGGGCCTGCTCGCCGCCATGCTGGTGACCAACCGCCGCGCCGCCGGCCGCCTGGAGAAGGCACTGGCCGCCACCGACCTGGCCCGCGCCCACGCCGTACACGCGCTTGCCGCCCCGCAGCCCACACCCGCCGCGCTCGACGCCGCCCGCCGCAGGCTGACCGGATCGCTCGTCGAACTGCGCGAGGCGGACGAAACGGCGGCGGGCGAATGGTGGCAGCGCGCCCTGCCCCAGGAGCAGGTCCTCGCGGCCGAGCAGGCCGGACACCGTACGCTCGCCGCTACAGCAACACGGCGGGGGTCGATCGCCCGCGCCCCGGAGAACGGAGCGGTGTGA
- a CDS encoding IclR family transcriptional regulator codes for MTHGRVDGPVTELTPEPEGNGHTIGPGRGYTIESLDTGLRLMQLFLTHDTLTVSGAAELLSVGRSTAHRVLRTLEGRGFAIRDFSGRGYSAGPELVRLGRPAGFGPAVREQLGAVLEDAVHRTGETVQSTALIGDQIIVIDGRESSQPVRVMPEVGSTHPAHATSGGKLLLSLMTTEQVCALYPQEKLPAATPGTVTSRSALLAELQEIRSLGYALSRGESVRGMNTVAVPLAGSSWRDRLALMAAAPADRGDDAALVRRAGELRLSAALLNTV; via the coding sequence ATGACTCATGGGCGGGTGGACGGCCCGGTCACCGAACTGACACCGGAACCGGAAGGGAACGGACACACCATCGGGCCCGGTCGGGGCTACACCATCGAATCGCTGGACACCGGGCTCCGGCTGATGCAGCTCTTCCTCACCCATGACACGCTCACCGTCTCCGGGGCCGCCGAGCTGCTCTCCGTGGGCCGGTCCACCGCGCACCGGGTGCTCAGGACCCTGGAGGGACGCGGCTTCGCGATCCGGGACTTCTCCGGCCGCGGCTACTCGGCCGGCCCGGAGCTGGTCCGGCTCGGCCGCCCGGCGGGATTCGGCCCGGCCGTCCGCGAACAGCTCGGAGCGGTACTGGAGGACGCGGTGCATCGCACCGGCGAGACGGTGCAGAGCACTGCGCTGATCGGCGATCAGATCATCGTCATCGACGGCCGCGAGTCCTCGCAGCCGGTGCGGGTGATGCCGGAAGTCGGCAGTACGCACCCCGCCCACGCCACGTCGGGCGGCAAGCTGCTGCTCTCCCTGATGACGACGGAACAGGTCTGCGCCCTCTACCCGCAGGAGAAGCTGCCCGCGGCCACGCCGGGCACCGTCACCTCGCGCTCCGCGCTGCTCGCCGAGCTCCAGGAGATCCGCTCCCTCGGGTACGCGCTCAGCCGCGGGGAGTCGGTCCGGGGCATGAACACCGTGGCCGTACCGCTGGCCGGATCGAGCTGGCGGGACCGGCTCGCCCTGATGGCAGCGGCTCCCGCCGACCGCGGCGACGACGCAGCGCTCGTCCGCCGCGCCGGAGAACTCCGCCTGTCCGCCGCGCTGTTGAACACAGTCTGA
- a CDS encoding VOC family protein — MKLTEPVPSGPCWIELSTPDIPAAKSFYAALFGWRSETDPREEAGGYTMARLGDARVAALSPVYQPGQPTAWTVSFATEDTDATVEQVKSAGGSLLVDPMDVFDQGRFAVVADPSGAVFSLWQGRAFAGAERLNDPGALGWVELVTREADSALAFYPAVFGWTVNAASDRYTQWGVAGEDFGGMLIMDDRFPPEAAPSWLPYFAVTDVDATAATAQGAGGELLMPPTDIPDGPRIAVVRDPQGAVFGIHRARGEG; from the coding sequence ATGAAGCTCACCGAACCGGTGCCCAGCGGCCCCTGCTGGATCGAGCTGAGCACCCCCGACATCCCGGCCGCCAAGTCGTTCTACGCGGCACTCTTCGGCTGGCGCTCCGAGACCGATCCGCGCGAGGAGGCGGGGGGCTACACGATGGCGCGCCTCGGCGACGCACGGGTGGCCGCGCTCAGCCCGGTCTATCAGCCGGGTCAGCCGACCGCCTGGACGGTTTCGTTCGCCACCGAGGACACGGACGCCACGGTCGAGCAGGTGAAGTCGGCGGGCGGTTCGCTCCTGGTCGACCCGATGGACGTGTTCGACCAGGGCAGGTTCGCGGTCGTTGCCGATCCGTCCGGTGCGGTGTTCTCCCTGTGGCAGGGGCGTGCCTTCGCCGGTGCCGAGCGGCTGAACGACCCCGGTGCGCTCGGCTGGGTCGAACTCGTCACCCGTGAGGCCGACTCGGCGCTCGCTTTCTACCCCGCGGTCTTCGGGTGGACGGTGAATGCCGCATCGGATCGGTACACGCAGTGGGGTGTGGCCGGTGAGGACTTCGGCGGGATGCTGATCATGGACGACAGGTTTCCGCCGGAGGCAGCGCCGAGCTGGCTGCCATACTTCGCCGTGACGGATGTCGACGCGACGGCTGCCACGGCTCAGGGGGCCGGCGGCGAACTGCTGATGCCGCCGACCGATATCCCGGACGGGCCGCGGATCGCGGTCGTACGGGACCCGCAGGGTGCGGTGTTCGGCATCCACCGGGCACGCGGCGAGGGCTAG
- a CDS encoding MarR family winged helix-turn-helix transcriptional regulator produces MTDDIVASVVRQWQAVNPELDTGPMELIGRINRCAALLQQAEDAPLRAAGLTRAEFDLLGAVRRTDRELTPGELARETFSSGAAVTKRLRVLQERGLVDRRSDDRDRRVNHIRLTEEGRELVDMLLPRQLAYERTVLSGLDEQSRTRLSAQLSELLVQLEGRIGGGRR; encoded by the coding sequence GTGACCGACGACATCGTCGCCTCGGTGGTACGGCAGTGGCAGGCCGTCAACCCGGAACTGGACACCGGACCGATGGAACTCATCGGCCGTATCAACCGCTGCGCGGCCCTGCTCCAGCAGGCCGAGGACGCCCCGCTGCGCGCCGCCGGTCTGACCCGCGCCGAGTTCGACCTGCTCGGTGCCGTACGCCGCACCGACCGCGAACTCACCCCCGGCGAGCTGGCCAGGGAGACCTTCTCGTCCGGCGCAGCGGTCACCAAGCGGCTGCGGGTCCTCCAGGAACGCGGTCTCGTCGACCGCCGCAGCGACGACCGCGACCGCCGGGTCAACCACATCCGCCTCACCGAGGAGGGCCGCGAACTGGTGGACATGCTGTTGCCCCGGCAGCTCGCGTACGAACGCACGGTGCTGTCCGGTCTCGACGAGCAGTCCCGTACCCGGCTCAGCGCCCAGCTCAGTGAACTGCTGGTGCAGCTGGAGGGGCGGATCGGCGGCGGCCGACGCTGA
- a CDS encoding cytochrome P450 translates to MTTPFHYEPGAAQGPVPPPECPAHGLGVGPGGLRRFYGPEAERDPHGLYDKLRAEHGTVAPVLLHGDVPAWLVLGHSENLHMTRTPSQFSRDSRRWRALQDGSVAPDHPLAPIFTWQPMCVFADGATHERLRGAVTDSMGRIDTRGVRRHVNRYSNRLVNDFCQQGRVDLVSQFAERLPMMVMCAIIGMPEEYNDRMVQAARDMTRGTATAVASNAYVLDALTRLVQRRRREPADDFATWLTEHPAGLNDQEVSEHLRLILIASYEATANLIANVLRMVLTDPRFRARLSGGHMTVPEAVEQTLWDEPPFTAVFGRWAVGDTELGGKQIKAGDALIVGIAPANTDPVVRPDLNADMAGNRAHLAFSGGPHECPGQDIGRAIADVGVDALLMRLPDLELAVEESELSWIGNIMGRHLVELPADFASRPPQDDKEPPSMGRPNPQRQDWEAQSAVRHTAPTPGRAPAAAPMGTTATATAVDDSGSTAPGPSAVGRIPQQRGGSAPVRLWRAVSRWWSGN, encoded by the coding sequence GTGACAACCCCATTCCACTACGAGCCCGGCGCGGCCCAGGGGCCGGTTCCGCCCCCCGAGTGCCCGGCCCACGGCCTCGGCGTCGGCCCCGGCGGACTGCGCCGGTTCTACGGCCCGGAGGCCGAGCGCGACCCTCACGGGCTCTACGACAAGCTGCGTGCCGAACACGGCACCGTGGCCCCCGTGCTGCTGCACGGAGACGTACCCGCATGGCTGGTCCTCGGGCACAGCGAGAACCTGCACATGACCCGTACGCCCTCGCAGTTCTCCCGAGACTCCCGGCGGTGGCGGGCCCTGCAGGACGGCAGCGTCGCCCCGGACCACCCGCTGGCCCCGATCTTCACTTGGCAGCCGATGTGTGTGTTCGCCGACGGGGCCACCCATGAGCGCCTGCGCGGCGCGGTCACCGACAGCATGGGCCGGATCGACACCCGCGGTGTTCGCCGCCACGTCAACCGCTACAGCAACCGGCTCGTCAACGACTTCTGCCAGCAAGGCCGTGTCGACCTGGTCAGCCAGTTCGCCGAGCGGCTGCCGATGATGGTGATGTGCGCGATCATCGGCATGCCCGAGGAGTACAACGACCGGATGGTCCAGGCCGCCCGCGACATGACCCGGGGCACGGCGACCGCCGTCGCGAGCAACGCCTATGTGCTCGACGCGCTGACCCGGCTCGTCCAGCGCCGCAGGCGCGAACCAGCGGACGACTTCGCCACCTGGCTCACCGAGCACCCCGCCGGGCTGAACGACCAGGAGGTCAGCGAGCACCTCCGGCTGATCCTCATCGCCTCCTACGAGGCGACCGCCAACCTGATCGCCAACGTCCTGCGCATGGTGCTCACCGACCCGCGGTTCCGGGCCAGGCTCAGCGGCGGTCACATGACGGTCCCCGAAGCGGTGGAGCAGACGCTGTGGGACGAGCCGCCGTTCACCGCGGTCTTCGGCCGCTGGGCAGTCGGTGACACCGAGCTCGGCGGTAAGCAGATCAAGGCGGGCGACGCATTGATCGTCGGAATCGCACCGGCCAACACCGACCCGGTGGTCCGGCCCGATCTGAACGCCGACATGGCGGGCAACCGTGCCCACCTCGCGTTCAGCGGCGGCCCCCACGAATGCCCCGGTCAGGACATCGGACGGGCCATCGCCGACGTCGGTGTCGATGCCCTGCTGATGCGACTGCCCGACCTCGAGCTCGCCGTCGAGGAGAGCGAGCTGAGCTGGATCGGGAACATCATGGGCCGGCACCTGGTGGAGCTTCCGGCCGACTTCGCCTCGCGCCCGCCGCAGGACGACAAGGAACCGCCGTCCATGGGCAGGCCCAACCCGCAGCGCCAGGACTGGGAGGCGCAGTCCGCGGTCCGGCACACCGCACCCACACCCGGACGCGCCCCGGCCGCCGCCCCGATGGGTACGACGGCCACGGCCACGGCCGTCGACGATTCCGGGAGCACGGCCCCCGGACCGTCCGCCGTGGGCCGGATCCCGCAGCAGCGCGGCGGATCCGCACCCGTGAGGCTGTGGCGGGCCGTCTCGCGGTGGTGGAGCGGCAACTGA
- the thrS gene encoding threonine--tRNA ligase, whose amino-acid sequence MHDHRKLGRELGLFDTDPLIGAGLPYWLPDGAAVRHTLEEYIRTAERRAGYRHVYSPVLGKRELYEISGHWSHYSDDMFPPMDLGGEQVVLRPSLCPHHAVIYRSRSHSYRELPLRMAELGGMYRSELSGVLGGLTRVRSIQLNDAHIFCTPDQVAEEARAALELIGGAYRALGISAARYRLSLPGPGGKYVDDPGMWRKSTALLTEVLDRSGVPYEAAEGEAAFYGPKIDVQVADGAGRESTLSTVQIDFHQPGRFDLHYIGADGAKHRPVMIHRSIIGSVERAVAHLIEAHGGAFPAWLAPTQLAILPISDAELPDAEALARQCADLGLRAEIAGPERGTLGARVREARLVPCQAVIGAREAAEGQVALRLRDGTRLDPQPADEALARIVALVDAHGIELRA is encoded by the coding sequence ATGCACGACCACCGCAAGCTCGGCCGCGAGCTGGGCCTGTTCGACACCGACCCGCTGATCGGCGCGGGACTGCCCTACTGGCTGCCCGACGGCGCCGCCGTGCGCCACACCCTGGAGGAGTACATCCGCACCGCCGAACGGCGGGCCGGCTACCGGCATGTGTACTCGCCGGTGCTCGGCAAGCGGGAGCTGTACGAGATCTCCGGGCACTGGTCGCACTACAGCGACGACATGTTCCCGCCGATGGACCTGGGCGGGGAACAGGTCGTGCTGCGGCCGAGCCTGTGTCCGCACCACGCCGTCATCTACCGCTCCCGCTCGCACAGCTACCGCGAACTGCCGCTGCGCATGGCCGAGCTGGGCGGCATGTACCGCTCCGAGCTCTCCGGGGTGCTCGGCGGACTGACCCGTGTGCGCTCCATCCAGCTGAACGACGCGCACATCTTCTGCACCCCGGACCAGGTGGCCGAGGAGGCGCGGGCCGCTCTGGAGCTGATCGGCGGGGCGTACCGGGCGCTGGGCATCAGTGCGGCCCGCTACCGGCTCTCCCTCCCGGGCCCGGGAGGGAAGTACGTCGACGACCCCGGGATGTGGCGGAAGTCCACCGCTCTGCTGACCGAAGTCCTCGACCGCTCGGGCGTGCCCTACGAAGCGGCCGAGGGCGAGGCCGCGTTCTACGGTCCCAAGATCGATGTCCAGGTCGCCGACGGCGCCGGCCGGGAGTCCACCCTCTCCACCGTCCAGATCGACTTCCACCAGCCGGGCCGGTTCGACCTGCACTACATCGGCGCCGACGGTGCGAAACACCGGCCGGTCATGATCCACCGCAGCATCATCGGCAGCGTGGAGCGGGCCGTCGCCCATCTGATCGAGGCACATGGCGGGGCCTTCCCCGCCTGGCTCGCCCCCACCCAGCTGGCGATCCTCCCGATCTCCGACGCCGAACTGCCGGACGCCGAGGCGCTCGCCCGGCAATGCGCCGACCTGGGACTGCGGGCCGAGATCGCCGGACCGGAACGCGGCACCCTGGGCGCCCGCGTCCGGGAAGCCCGCCTCGTGCCGTGCCAGGCGGTCATCGGGGCCAGGGAGGCGGCCGAGGGGCAGGTGGCCCTGCGGCTGCGCGACGGAACCCGGCTCGATCCGCAGCCCGCGGACGAGGCCCTCGCCCGGATCGTCGCCCTGGTGGACGCACACGGCATCGAACTCCGGGCGTAG
- a CDS encoding DUF742 domain-containing protein: MNSPRRERRKADPTLSDPERLYVITGDLEGGERAQLDLVTMIVAQAQPSPTVQPEQAVILRLCQAPLSVAEISAYLGLPFSVVTSLLTELLAAGLIESRAPIVRATLPDRSLLEAVMHGLQKL; encoded by the coding sequence ATGAATTCTCCCCGACGAGAACGCCGAAAGGCCGATCCGACACTGAGCGATCCGGAACGGCTGTACGTGATCACCGGCGATCTTGAAGGCGGTGAGCGGGCGCAGCTCGACCTGGTCACGATGATCGTCGCGCAGGCACAGCCGTCGCCGACGGTCCAGCCCGAGCAGGCCGTGATCCTGCGGCTCTGTCAGGCACCGTTATCCGTCGCCGAGATCTCGGCATACCTCGGTCTGCCCTTCAGCGTGGTGACCTCGCTCCTCACCGAACTCCTCGCTGCCGGACTGATCGAATCGCGCGCGCCCATCGTCCGCGCCACTCTCCCGGACAGGTCCCTTCTCGAAGCGGTGATGCATGGACTTCAGAAGCTCTGA
- a CDS encoding roadblock/LC7 domain-containing protein: MIQQRGNMDWMLKELADDVPDIHQIVVLSADGLRIARHGGDPDVADRLAAACAGLQSLAAAVASEIPYSDGLMRLVVIEVTGGFFYLMAAGTGAYLAVLAGETVDAGLVGSRMRDMVVRIGAHLTSPPRHDGQAG; encoded by the coding sequence GTGATCCAGCAGCGGGGAAACATGGACTGGATGCTCAAGGAACTGGCCGACGACGTACCGGACATCCACCAGATCGTGGTGCTCTCCGCCGACGGTCTGCGCATCGCCCGGCACGGCGGCGACCCCGATGTTGCCGACCGCCTGGCGGCTGCCTGTGCCGGACTGCAGAGCCTGGCCGCCGCCGTCGCCTCCGAAATCCCTTACAGCGACGGGCTCATGCGCCTGGTCGTCATCGAGGTCACCGGCGGGTTCTTCTACCTGATGGCCGCCGGAACGGGCGCGTACCTAGCGGTGCTCGCCGGTGAGACGGTCGACGCGGGACTCGTCGGATCGCGGATGCGCGACATGGTCGTCAGGATCGGTGCCCATCTGACGAGTCCGCCGCGCCACGACGGGCAGGCCGGATGA
- a CDS encoding sensor histidine kinase — MVRVESPPIDRETPVARAVLLPVLLMGGATAAAVALASTAARIPVVWCGAVATVVVAALSVQLARRARDLRTQRAVYERRFADLERRIATHDDETVRISKELLPAAIHRLRVGNSPEEVLRDVVDADELYRDLPDAQRTLVYTVLNIIDNEEAMRDSAQRAFVNVARRVQAIVHRQASELREMEEHHGRNPDVFDDLLRIDHGTALIGRLADSIAVLGGARPSRQWPKPVPLFSVLRGAMSRILEYPRVDLHSIAKVAIIGTAVEPLIHACAELLDNATRYSPPQTRVHVTAVEVQTGIAIEIEDGGVSLSEEARSRAENMLARAQAGSNMNDLGESPRLGMAVVGRLARMYDLQVSLRQSAYGGVRAVLIVPRAMITTGPAPGIAHGIGATSRPTSDIDQEAMKHVVPARRKPRTPVAQRPATGPVAPVTRPVLPPAAMEDDVPVVTEWTAGGLPQRRSRGRAPLGSHNLPAQPVDPTAGQRNGHTNGHANGHGPGGSGGKEQPPGLWLEAFTNAVNGVPQDPKTDEDSDDAWDKGDLK; from the coding sequence ATGGTTCGTGTTGAATCACCGCCGATCGACCGAGAAACCCCAGTCGCTCGCGCCGTGTTGCTGCCCGTGCTCCTGATGGGCGGCGCCACCGCCGCCGCGGTGGCGCTGGCTTCCACGGCCGCGCGGATACCAGTCGTCTGGTGCGGTGCCGTCGCCACCGTCGTGGTCGCCGCGCTGAGCGTCCAACTCGCCCGCCGGGCGCGCGATCTGCGTACCCAGCGCGCGGTGTACGAACGGCGCTTCGCCGACCTGGAGCGGCGCATCGCCACCCACGACGACGAGACCGTACGGATCAGCAAGGAGCTCCTGCCGGCCGCCATCCACCGGCTGCGCGTGGGCAATTCGCCCGAAGAGGTGCTCCGCGACGTCGTCGACGCGGACGAGCTGTACCGCGACCTGCCCGACGCCCAGCGCACCCTCGTCTACACGGTGCTGAACATCATCGACAACGAAGAGGCGATGCGTGACTCCGCGCAGCGCGCCTTCGTCAACGTCGCCCGGCGCGTCCAGGCGATCGTCCACCGTCAGGCGAGTGAACTGCGCGAGATGGAGGAGCACCACGGGCGCAACCCCGACGTCTTCGACGACCTGCTCCGCATCGACCACGGCACCGCACTGATCGGCCGCCTCGCCGACTCCATCGCGGTACTCGGCGGCGCCCGGCCCAGCCGCCAGTGGCCCAAGCCCGTACCGCTGTTCAGCGTGTTGCGCGGCGCCATGTCGCGGATCCTGGAATACCCCCGCGTCGATCTGCACTCGATCGCCAAGGTCGCCATCATCGGCACCGCCGTCGAGCCGCTCATCCACGCCTGCGCCGAACTCCTCGACAACGCCACCCGCTACTCGCCCCCGCAGACCCGGGTGCACGTCACCGCCGTCGAGGTGCAGACCGGCATCGCCATCGAGATCGAGGACGGCGGCGTCTCGCTCAGCGAGGAGGCCCGTTCGCGGGCCGAGAACATGCTCGCCAGGGCCCAGGCCGGCTCCAACATGAACGACCTCGGCGAGTCCCCGCGGCTCGGCATGGCCGTCGTCGGCCGGCTCGCGCGGATGTACGACCTCCAGGTCTCGCTGCGGCAGTCCGCGTACGGCGGTGTCCGCGCCGTGCTCATCGTGCCCCGCGCCATGATCACCACCGGACCCGCTCCCGGCATCGCCCACGGCATCGGCGCCACGTCGAGGCCCACCAGCGACATCGATCAGGAGGCCATGAAGCACGTCGTGCCGGCCCGCCGCAAGCCCCGTACCCCCGTGGCCCAGCGACCCGCCACCGGGCCGGTCGCACCCGTCACCCGGCCGGTCCTCCCCCCGGCCGCCATGGAGGACGACGTCCCCGTGGTGACCGAGTGGACCGCGGGCGGGCTCCCGCAACGCCGCAGTCGCGGCCGGGCGCCCCTGGGCTCGCACAACCTCCCGGCCCAGCCCGTCGACCCCACCGCAGGCCAGCGCAACGGCCACACCAATGGCCATGCCAACGGTCACGGACCCGGCGGCTCCGGCGGCAAGGAGCAGCCACCCGGACTCTGGCTGGAGGCCTTCACCAACGCGGTCAACGGCGTGCCGCAGGACCCGAAGACCGACGAAGACTCTGACGATGCGTGGGACAAGGGAGACCTGAAGTGA
- a CDS encoding GTP-binding protein — translation MDFRSSDTITGPRREDVLPTTATAAVKVVIVGGFGVGKTTMVGSVSEIRPLTTEETMTQAGVGVDDNFGVESKTATTVAMDFGRISISEELILYLFGTPGQERFWFLWNGLFEGALGAVVLIDTRRLEVSFDVIGRLEERGVPFVVAINTFPDAPKHPVEALRSALDLPEEVPMIDCDARLRDSSRDVLMTLMRYLHSLALPRA, via the coding sequence ATGGACTTCAGAAGCTCTGACACGATCACTGGCCCCCGGCGCGAGGACGTCCTTCCCACCACGGCGACAGCCGCGGTGAAGGTCGTGATCGTCGGCGGGTTCGGGGTCGGCAAGACGACCATGGTCGGTTCCGTCAGCGAGATCCGGCCGCTGACCACCGAGGAGACCATGACCCAGGCCGGTGTCGGCGTGGACGACAACTTCGGGGTGGAGAGCAAGACCGCCACCACCGTCGCCATGGACTTCGGCCGGATCTCCATCAGTGAGGAGCTGATCCTCTATCTGTTCGGTACCCCGGGCCAGGAACGCTTCTGGTTCCTGTGGAACGGCCTGTTCGAAGGTGCCCTCGGCGCGGTGGTCCTCATCGACACCCGACGACTCGAAGTCAGCTTCGACGTCATCGGGAGGCTGGAGGAGCGCGGCGTGCCGTTCGTCGTCGCCATCAACACCTTCCCCGACGCCCCGAAGCACCCCGTCGAGGCGCTGCGGAGCGCCCTGGACCTCCCCGAAGAGGTCCCGATGATCGACTGCGACGCCCGACTGCGCGACTCCAGCCGCGACGTGCTGATGACCCTGATGCGCTATCTGCACAGTCTGGCCCTCCCGCGCGCCTGA